One window of the Clupea harengus chromosome 20, Ch_v2.0.2, whole genome shotgun sequence genome contains the following:
- the f9a gene encoding coagulation factor IXa has protein sequence MAALSLYLICCVFLLELLPASTAGLFRSRAEADTVLRRQKRHNTGIFEEWTEGNIERECVEEVCDLEEAREVFENDEQTLRFWQSYLDGDQCKSSPCKNGGDCVDQMGTYTCNCKRNYVGSDCEIALARSCDVLNGGCMHFCQPLGSHGAECHCASGYRLAEDGVTCEPEGEWPCGQDRRIIRLSGEVRTLQINSTMAPSNTTLNPHNSTTDTTPSTAPKVSHTPDTRGGRLMSSRNRLPLWARQSLHPIPAPLGTLPPTSITTAPDENHNKRIVGGHVVTPGEIPYQVALVRRSNKMVFCGGSIIGELWVITAAHCLVEAPEGSFFVRVGEHDVNRIEGHEQDLEVSKRHVHPLYEPLQSLYNHDVALLRLATPIQFSLYARPICLGPKSFTASLLRSGEMATVSGWGRVRYQGWTSSKLQKVELPYVERSQCMDSSSERISYFMFCSGYSDVAKDACQGDSGGPHAIRHQDTWFLTGIVSWGEECAKEGKYGVYTNLSHYYRWIRYVMGLSREMLVDMVDP, from the exons ATGGCTGCTCTCTCCCTGTACCTCATATGTTGTGTGTTCCTACTGGAGCTGCTACCAGCCTCAACCGCCGGATTGTTCCGCTCCAGGGCAGAGGCTGATACCGTTTTACGGAGGCAGAAGCGGCACAATACAGGCATATTTGAGGAGTGGACGGAAGGCAATATAgaacgggagtgcgttgaaGAAGTCTGTGACCTAGAGGAAGCCAGGGAGGTCTTTGAGAATGACGAGCAGACG CTGAGGTTTTGGCAGAGCTACCTAG ATGGAGACCAGTGTAAATCATCTCCATGCAAGAATGGCGGTGACTGTGTGGACCAGATGGGCACATATACTTGTAACTGTAAGAGAAACTACGTTGGGAGTGACTGTGAGATTG CACTGGCCAGGTCCTGTGATGTGCTCAACGGTGGCTGTATGCACTTCTGCCAGCCATTGGGAAGCCATGGAGCGGAGTGCCACTGCGCTAGCGGCTACAGGCTAGCTGAGGATGGGGTGACATGCGAGCCAGAGG GAGAGTGGCCATGTGGCCAAGACAGGAGGATTATACGCCTGAGTGGAGAGGTGAGAACACTGCAGATCAACTCCACCATGGCTCCCTCCAACACAACACTGAATCCCCACAACAGCACCACCGATACCACCCCATCCACTGCACCCAAGGTCTCCCACACGCCCGACACCAGAGGGGGCAGACTGATGTCCTCCCGCAACAGGTTACCCCTGTGGGCACGCCAGAGTCTGCACCCCATACCCGCCCCACTGGGTACCCTACCGCCAACGTCCATCACCACCGCCCCAGACGAGAACCACAACAAACGAATCGTTGGTGGGCACGTGGTCACACCAGGGGAGATTCCATATCAG GTGGCGCTGGTGAGACGCTCCAACAAGATGGTGTTCTGTGGCGGCTCCATCATAGGTGAGCTGTGGGTGATCACTGCTGCACACTGTCTGGTGGAAGCTCCAGAGGGATCTTTCTTCGTCCGCGTGG GTGAGCATGACGTAAACCGTATAGAAGGACACGAGCAGGATCTGGAAGTGTCCAAGCGGCACGTGCACCCCCTCTATGAGCCCCTTCAGAGCCTCTACAACCACGACGTGGCTCTCCTGCGTCTGGCCACCCCCATCCAATTCTCCCTCTACGCCCGGCCCATCTGCCTGGGGCCCAAGAGCTTCACCGCGTCTCTGCTCCGCTCTGGAGAGATGGCCACGGTCAGCGGCTGGGGCCGCGTGCGCTACCAGGGTTGGACCTCCAGCAAGCTGCAGAAGGTGGAGCTGCCCTACGTGGAGCGCAGCCAGTGCATGGACAGCAGCAGCGAGCGCATCTCCTACTTCATGTTCTGCTCCGGCTACTCCGACGTGGCCAAGGATGCCTGTCAAGGGGACAGCGGGGGCCCTCATGCCATCCGGCACCAGGACACTTGGTTCCTGACGGGCATCGTGAGCTGGGGCGAGGAGTGTGCCAAGGAGGGCAAGTACGGCGTGTACACCAACCTCTCGCACTACTACCGCTGGATACGCTATGTCATGGGCCTGAGCAGAGAAATGCTTGTTGACATGGTGGACCCTTaa